Proteins encoded by one window of Halobaculum halobium:
- a CDS encoding 2-oxoacid:acceptor oxidoreductase subunit alpha, protein MPADFNWAIGGEAGDGIDSTGKIFAQALSRAGRHVFTSKDFASRIRGGYTAYKVRTSTEKVRSVVDRLDVLVALTPRTIEENLDELHEGSVIIYDGERTTMADVEIPEEMIGLDVPLKSLAEDAGGAIMRNVVALGAACEATSFDIEHLDSSLKKRFGDKGSALVENNKQAARLGQEYVQEHYPDADLDYDLETTDNDYVLLNGDEAIGMGAIAAGCKYYAGYPITPATDVMTYLKGRIENFGGHVVQAEDELAAINLALGAARAGARSMTATSGPGIDLMTETFGLVATSETPLVIADVMRSGPSTGMPTKQEQGDLNMMLYGGHGEIPRFVLAPTTVDECFWKTVEAFNLAEKYQTPVYLAADLAMAVTEQTFEPDAFDMDAVEIDRGKVVDEETIEDHQTESGGFKPHEITDDGVSPRAFPGTEGGAHMSTGLEHDEQGRRTEDTEMRVKQVDKRNRKVETAREREDFSPREFGDPDADNLIVTWGSNEGTLVEALEYLEADSVDVRILSVPYLFPRPDLTEEFEAADQVVVVECNATGQFADVVEHDTLQRVKRINKYDGVQFKADELADDIRETLAADESQEVEA, encoded by the coding sequence ATGCCAGCGGACTTCAATTGGGCCATCGGCGGGGAGGCCGGCGATGGCATCGACTCCACCGGGAAGATCTTCGCGCAGGCGCTCTCTCGGGCGGGTCGACACGTCTTCACGTCGAAGGACTTCGCCTCCCGGATCCGAGGCGGCTACACCGCGTACAAGGTGCGTACGTCCACGGAGAAGGTCCGGTCGGTCGTGGACCGACTGGACGTCCTCGTCGCGCTCACGCCCCGTACGATCGAGGAGAACCTCGACGAGCTCCACGAGGGCTCGGTCATCATCTACGACGGCGAGCGGACCACGATGGCCGACGTCGAGATCCCCGAGGAGATGATCGGACTCGACGTGCCGCTCAAGAGCCTCGCCGAGGACGCCGGCGGCGCCATCATGCGCAACGTCGTCGCGCTCGGTGCCGCCTGCGAGGCGACGAGCTTCGACATCGAGCACCTCGACTCCTCGCTGAAGAAGCGCTTCGGCGACAAGGGGTCGGCGCTCGTCGAGAACAACAAACAGGCGGCACGCCTCGGCCAGGAGTACGTCCAGGAGCACTACCCTGACGCCGACCTCGACTACGATCTGGAGACGACCGACAACGACTACGTCCTGCTCAACGGCGACGAGGCGATCGGCATGGGCGCCATCGCCGCCGGCTGCAAGTACTACGCCGGCTACCCGATCACGCCCGCGACGGACGTGATGACGTACCTGAAGGGTCGCATCGAGAACTTCGGCGGCCACGTCGTCCAAGCGGAGGACGAACTCGCGGCGATCAACCTCGCGCTCGGGGCCGCGCGCGCCGGCGCCCGCTCGATGACGGCGACCTCCGGACCCGGCATCGACCTGATGACCGAGACGTTCGGCCTAGTCGCAACGAGCGAGACGCCGCTCGTCATCGCCGACGTGATGCGCTCGGGTCCCTCGACGGGGATGCCGACCAAGCAGGAGCAGGGCGACCTCAACATGATGCTGTACGGCGGCCACGGCGAGATCCCGCGGTTCGTCCTCGCGCCCACGACCGTCGACGAGTGCTTCTGGAAGACCGTCGAGGCGTTCAACCTCGCCGAGAAGTACCAGACGCCCGTCTACCTCGCCGCCGACCTCGCGATGGCGGTCACCGAGCAGACGTTCGAGCCCGACGCCTTCGACATGGACGCCGTCGAGATCGACCGCGGCAAGGTCGTCGACGAGGAGACGATCGAGGACCACCAGACCGAGTCGGGCGGCTTCAAGCCCCACGAGATCACCGACGACGGCGTCAGTCCTCGGGCGTTCCCCGGCACGGAGGGCGGCGCGCACATGTCCACCGGCCTGGAGCACGACGAGCAGGGCCGCCGCACCGAGGACACGGAGATGCGCGTCAAGCAGGTCGACAAGCGGAACCGCAAGGTCGAGACCGCCCGCGAGCGCGAGGACTTCTCGCCGCGGGAGTTCGGCGACCCCGATGCGGACAACCTGATCGTGACGTGGGGGTCCAACGAAGGGACCCTCGTCGAGGCGCTGGAGTACCTCGAGGCGGACAGCGTCGACGTGCGCATCCTCTCGGTGCCGTACCTCTTCCCGCGCCCGGACCTCACCGAGGAGTTCGAGGCCGCAGACCAGGTCGTCGTCGTCGAGTGTAACGCGACGGGGCAGTTCGCCGACGTGGTCGAACACGACACCTTACAGCGCGTGAAGCGGATCAACAAGTACGACGGCGTGCAGTTCAAGGCGGACGAACTCGCAGACGACATCAGAGAGACCCTGGCCGCAGACGAGAGCCAGGAGGTGGAAGCATGA